One Rhizoctonia solani chromosome 3, complete sequence genomic region harbors:
- a CDS encoding ricin-type beta-trefoil lectin domain protein: MSIALGSGFPYDIRATPYPATWVIYSEEGPSPHCVITTDQTASTVLYTHSKSKSSEEDDVKSGKLYLAPRLDGDEKLWKLERIGNATGQTDVAEQASQLAQQLEEAKSKLSQADKRHSKNASELDQLRTQVREADIETGQAKLELHQTQDELSKRETQFIGLKKELITKEEALVAKDKELVINQKKLAGVQKTVDEMELKLAEALQRLEENEEEISQKRKELYEKNRIILEKEQLLHTEGVLERAKADDAVKLRQDEDPLEETTPELRGGSTNSAAQLNGMDQLSESGSVFGAGLVSSAGSVFSIESVFGGESIFSEASFNKGRAKFVPAGAPTGVDQKLASLGWDFDD; the protein is encoded by the exons ATGAGCATAGCTCTAGGGTCAGGTTTCCCCTACGATATACGTGCAACTCCATACCCAGCCACTTGGGTCATATATTCAGAGGAGGGGCCTAGTCCTCA CTGTGTGATAACGACCGATCAAACTGCCTCGACGGTACTCTACACGCATTCAAAATCCAAAAGTTCTGAAGAAGACGATGTG AAATCTGGAAAGCTTTACCTAGCCCCGCGTCTAGATGGTGATGAGAAGTTGTGGAAGCTTGAGCGTATTGG AAACGCCACAGGACAAACCGATGTTGCCGAGCAAGCAAGCCAGTTAGCCCAGCAACTCGAGGAAGCCAAGTCCAAACTGAGTCAGGCGGATAAGAGACACTCTAAAAATGCGTCGGAGCTAGACCAGCTTCGAACTCAAGTAAGAGAAGCAGATATAGAGACCGGCCAAGCCAAGTTGGAGCTACACCAAACGCAAGATGAGCTTTCTAAGAGGGAAACGCAATTCATAGGCTTGAAGAAAGAACTTATCACCAAAGAAGAAGCACTAGTCGCAAAGGATAAAGAGCTCGTTATAAACCAGAAGAAGCTTGCAGGCGTCCAAAAAACGGTCGATGAGATGGAGTTGAAACTAGCTGAGGCCCTCCAACGATTAGAGGAGAATGAGGAGGAAATATCGCAAAAACGCAAGGAGCTGTACGAGAAGAACCGCATTATACTGGAGAAAGAGCAGTTGTTACACACTGAGGGTGTACTTGAAAGGGCGAAAGCGGATGATGCGGTGAAACTCAGACAGGATGAGGACCCACTCGAGGAAACAACACCGGAGTTGCGCGGTGGGAGTACCAATAGTGCAGCACAGTTAAACGGAATGGACCAATTATCGGAATCGGGTTCTGTGTTCGGTGCAGGGCTTGTTTCCAGTGCAGGATCTGTGTTTAGTATTGAGTCTGTGTTCGGCGGGGAGTCTATATTCAGCGAGGCATCGTTTAATAAGGGAAGAGCAAAGTTCGTACCTGCTGGTGCCCCAACTGGAGTAGATCAGAAACTAGCTAGCTTGGGTTGGGATTTTGACGACTGA